ATGATTCTCACTTCCTTGGCTACGGCCATTATGGGGACAGCGTCGAATGTTTTTCATCTGAAAGCGGCACGAGTTTTGCTTGGCTTTTCTGAAGGACCGCTTAATATTGGTAGCTTAACTACGATTAATAAATGGTTTCCAGCTCAAGAAAAAGGGACGGCAACGGGTATTTTTATGGCATCCATCAAGTTTGCTCCAGCCGTGGTGCCGCCGTTGTGCGCTTATATTATTTATGCCTATGGATGGAGAGAAGTATTCTACTTGTTTGCGATTCCTGGATTTATCTTTTCAGCGCTTTGGTGGTGGATGGTTAAAGATGATCCCAAAGATAGTCAATATTGCAATACAGCAGAACTGGCATATATTACAGCCGGGAAAAAGACTAGTGCTAAAATAAATGAGGGACTAACTACAAAGAAAACTCAGCGGCTTCAATGGCTGGATAAACTTATTCGGGTACGAAAGATACGGATGTTAGACACAAATCGCCAAGTATTGTCTTCGCGGAGTTTATGGGGCTGCGCGCTGGGGTACTTTCTAATGGTAGGTATTACGTATGCCATTATGACTTGGGTTCCCACTTACTTAGTTACTGTAAAAAAATTTTCCATTATGAAAATGGGCTTTGTAGCTGCCGCACCGTGGATTGGAGCCATGTTGGGAAATTTAATTGGAGGCTGGTTGTCTGATCGAGTGTTTGATAAGAGACGCAAGCCAGTTATGTTGTTGACTGCTGCTTCAACCGTAATTATGATGTACTCTCTACTTTATTCTCCGAACGACCCCTTTGTTTTGGGTGTGGTATTGCTGTTGGCCGGGATACTCCTTAACTTGGGATATTCTACGTTTTTAGCGTATCCAATGGGACTGGTTACAAAAGAAAAGGTGCCTTTTGCAGCGTCTATTGTCAATACAGCGGGATCTTTAGGCGGGGCGTTTGCTCCGTTTGTGGTGGGCGTATTGCTTGACAAG
This genomic window from uncultured Anaeromusa sp. contains:
- a CDS encoding MFS transporter, which encodes MQQQVEQKVQEMIEKKSKFRWVVMALIFCVYMIAGADRANIGVVVPYIKESFQMSNTDIGAMASLFYIGYALIQIPSGFLFSKYGVKKILSISMILTSLATAIMGTASNVFHLKAARVLLGFSEGPLNIGSLTTINKWFPAQEKGTATGIFMASIKFAPAVVPPLCAYIIYAYGWREVFYLFAIPGFIFSALWWWMVKDDPKDSQYCNTAELAYITAGKKTSAKINEGLTTKKTQRLQWLDKLIRVRKIRMLDTNRQVLSSRSLWGCALGYFLMVGITYAIMTWVPTYLVTVKKFSIMKMGFVAAAPWIGAMLGNLIGGWLSDRVFDKRRKPVMLLTAASTVIMMYSLLYSPNDPFVLGVVLLLAGILLNLGYSTFLAYPMGLVTKEKVPFAASIVNTAGSLGGAFAPFVVGVLLDKFNWDVVFAFLSVSSLITFFILLTMIEPMEEDTSSNA